TTCCGCCCGTAAGAAATCCAACAGCGCCCAAACCAGGAAGTTGATATCAGCCAAAGGCTGAACGGCGCCCACGGCAAGTCGAGGCAACGCGGACATACGTTATGCGTCCTGGGCAATCGCGGGTGGAAACACATCTGAACGCATGTCAAGGTCTCGCGAAATCGTCGACGTAGATGTCGGCTGCGTTCCATTCCGGAGGGGTTGGTCCCTTTGGCAGGAGGCAACTCAGCCAAAGGCGGGGAGCACCGCAATTCTTAGCCGACCCGCATGGCCGGTCAAGACACCCGAAATCTACTTATCGGGCGGCACGCGCCGAATCGCCACGGATCGCGAGGGTTTTGCCATCCGGAAGGGCCAATCACCGCGTAGCCGGCGGCTCGGGCAAAACTATTTCTTACCCTGTCGTCGCTTTTCCGCGAAAAATCGCGTCAGAATCTCCCCGCATTCGCCTGCCAGCACGCCTGGGACAACCTGGCAACGGTGATTCAGCCGGGCGTCGTTCAGCAACTTGTATAAGGACTCCACGGCGCCCGCCTTCGGGTCCGGAGCCCCAAACACGACGGTCGGAATCCGCGCCTGGAGGATCGCCCCGGCGCACATGGGGCAAGGTTCGAGCGTGACGTAGAGGATGCAGTCATCCAGCCGCCAGCTTTCCAGCGCCGCCGCAGCCTGGGTGATGGCGACCATTTCGGCGTGCGCCGTGGGATCCCGCAGTTGCTCCCGCGCGTTGCGAGCGCTGGCAATCACTTGCCCGCTATGCACGATCACCGCGCCGACCGGCACCTCGTCCTCAGCCAAAGCCTGCTCCGCCTCGCGCAAAGCGCGCCGCATGTAGAAATCGTGCATGGTGAAAGATCAAAGGCCGGTGAGTATCGAAACTTCAACAGCGTCGCGACGGCGACTTGTTGATTGCTCACATTATTACCTACGCAACGTCTCGACGACCAATGGCTCGCACGCGGAGGATTGGGCCTGAAAACAACATCCGGGCAAACCCGGCCGCCGGCGCGGCAACACGGGGGATTCGCTGGCCGCCCCCTCCAACTGCCTGAACGGGAAATGAGGTAAGAGGGACGACGCGATCCGAAATAGAAATGCAACGCTCCACGCCGCCATCAACCAAAAAATTCCTGACACGAATGGCGCCTTTCCTTTCCGCTCGTGTACTGACAACCGCGATCGTCGCGACTGCTAGCACTCGCATAGTCCTGTGGCGCAACGGGCTTGTGTGGGCCATTTGCCAAAGACAGCGCACTACGCGAGCCGGATATGCTCCACTCCGTGGCGGACCATCCATTCGAGCCAATCTTCCTGCTCGGCGGTGAGTTCCACTTCGGTGCGATGGTAGCTATCAAGCGGCGAGACCAGGACTAGCACGCCTTCTTCCAGGTAGCGTGCCGCATCGGCGCGAGGCACCCAGTATTCGCCGGCCGGAAAAACTGGGACGCCGTTTTCGCCGGGGATCGCCATGAAGTAACTCACGTCGTGCCGGAAGCGATCGGGCATCGGATGCGGCGCCAGATCCGTGCGACCGACGGCGATGACATGGATCGACATAAGTAAACGCTTTCTGAGCGGGTCGCGGCTGCCGGCTGAAATGCGGGGCGACCGTGCGGATCGGGCGGACAGGTTCGATTGTAGCGGGTTCCAATGCGGCGACTCACCCCTCATTCCGGCCGAGGGCCGCGATCCTGGGCCTCGAAAATGGACGATGTTTGAGTAGCGGCGCCTGTCGCGCAAGTTTCTCAGGAGGCTCCCGGCCATGACGCACACCCGACGCTCGTTCCTTGCCTCCGGACTTTGCCTGTTCGTCTGCGGACCAACGGCGGTCGTCGCTGGCGAACCGGGGGCGAAACCCTTGCCGGCGTGGCCGCAGGTATCGCGGGCGATCGACCGGTACTATGCGAAAGACAAGTCCCGGCAGCCAATGGACATCATCACGCAGAGCCAGACGAGCCCGGTGTTCGCCGAGTTGCAGAAGCTCGGCTGGAAAGTGGCCGACCGCGACGCCCTGTTGGCCCGCGTGCCGTCCGACAAAGATTTCATCGTCAAGCAATTGCGCACGAAACAGGGCCAAGAGTTCATGCGGGAGTTCACCAAATATCCCGACGGTTTCGACAAGCTCGACCAACTCGCGAAAATGCCGCAGGGAAAAGCGAATGTGGAAGCCCTGGTCAAAGGCCCGGATGGTTACAAGCTGCTCGAATACATGACCACGACCAAGGGGGGCGCCAACCTGGAGAAACAGCTCTCCCACGCCCCGAAAGGCAAGGGCTTCACGAAAGCGACGGGCCGCATCTACACGGTCGAAGCGCTCAAGCAGGAACTGAAAAAGTCCTACGCCCGCGCCGCCCAGCCGGCTTCCAAACCACGCTGATTTCGATCAGATCTTCCGAAACTCGCCCGACGCGCCAGCGAGCGAGAGTTGACGCGGCCCGTTGCCAGACGATCGTACTCTCGTCGACTCCCCCTCCGTCCGTGACGCATCGGCAACGTGCAGGATTGAGCGCCTAACGCCGGCTGGTACGCCTTTCCAAGGCGCGTTACGATGCACCCGTATCGCCGGCGCGTTGGGAGCCGGGGAACTGGGACCAGGCAAGCGGGCACGGAAATCGAAAGGGAGCGTGACGTCATGTGGGACGCATGGGAACAACGGCGCGGAGCGTGGTTGGGGATCGGGTTGGTGCTGGGCATCTGCATCGGGGCGATGTTGCCGCATACGCCTTCTTACGCCGTGGCCACCGATCGGCACGAAACCTTTGCCATCTGCACGGGCTCGGTCGACGATGATCTGGAAGCGATCTACTTCCTCGACTTTCTCACGGGCGACCTCCGGGCGCTCACCATCAGTTTGCGGACGAGCGAGTTCGTCGGCTATTACGAATACAACGTCACACAGGATCTGGCCACCGACGCCGGCAAGACGCCGCGGTACGGGATGATCACCGGCTACGCGCGCCTCCGACAAAACACCGGCCAATTGCGACCGAGCCACTCGCTGCTTTATGTGACCGAAGGCACCAGCGGCATTGTGGCGGCCTACGCGCTCCCTTGGAACGGTAACCTGGCACAGTCCGTGAAGCCCTACAATCAATCGTTGGTGAAGCTCGACGCCAAGCCGATGCGCAACGTAGTGATCCGCGAGGAGTAAGCCACGCTTGACCGAGTCATCCGCCACCACGATGGAAGTCTTCGTCAACGGTGCAGCGCGCGAAGTTCCACCGGGCACGACGCTTGCCGCATTGATTCAAGAGCTAGCGATGGAACCGCGCTTCGTCGCCGTCGAAGTGAACCTGGAACTGGTTCCCCGGACGCAGCACGCCGCGCGCCTACTCGCTGCCGGCGATCGCCTGGAAATCGTCACACTGGTCGGCGGCGGATAATCTCGCAAGCGGATTTCATGACGCCAGCCGGAAGCGCTAGCGAGGGAGAGTTGACGTCGACACCCAGCAGAACGTCCCACCGATGACCGCTACGACTACTCAACACCGCGCGCACGTCACGACCGATCCGCTGCGGCTAGGCAAACACACGTTGCAGAGCCGGCTGATTGTCGGCACTGGCAAGTACGCTAGCTACGAGCTGATGGCCCGCGCGTTGGAACTGTCCGGAACCGACTGCATCACCGTGGCGGTGCGGCGCGAGCGATTGGTCGATGCGCAAGGGCGCAACATCCTCGATCACATCGATACGTCGCGCTACATCCTGCTTCCCAACACGGCCGGCTGCTTCACGGCGGAAGATGCGATCCGCGTTGCTCGCTTGGGGCGCGAGATCTTGCTCGGCCTGGAAAACCCCGGCGCGGATTGGGTGAAGCTTGAAGTGCTTGGCGACACGAAGACGTTGCTGCCGGATCCGATCGCCACGCTCCAGGCGACGGAAAAACTTGTCGCCGAAGGGTTTCAGGTTTTGTGCTATACGACCGACGACCCGATGACGGCGCGGCGGCTCAAGCAGGCCGGCGCCACGAGCGTGATGCCGGCCGGCAGCCCGATCGGCTCTGGGCAGGGAATTCTCAACCCCAACAACCTGCGCATCTGCTTGGAGTACTTGAAGGAAGGCGACCCGGACTACCCGGTGATTGTCGACGCCGGCGTCGGCACGGCGAGCGACGTGGCGATCGCCATGGAGTTGGGCGTTGATGGCGTGTTGCTCAATACCGGCATCGCGCACGCCAAGGATCCGCTCGGCATGTCCCGCGCGATGAAGGCCGGCATCGAAGCCGGCCGCCTGGCGTTTCTTTCCGGCCGGATTCCGAAGAAGCTGTACGCCACGGCGAGCAGTCCGGAGACGGATTTGATTGCTCCAGCTCGTGCTTAGGGAACCATCTCAGATCGATTCTCGGGTTAGCAGAATCGGCGAGTGCCTGGGGCAGGGGCGCCAGTTGCTCGGTCGCCATGGCCCAATCTCTGGGGCTTCGTTGGACTTGTCAACGCATCGCTACGATGCCCCAGCCGATTCGACCTGGTTGCCATTCTTAGAATGCCCCAGCCCCAGGCACCCAACGCTTTACGGTTAGATTCGCTGTCGTGGCCGCTATGCCGATGAGAATTCGGCAAGCTGAGCGAGTAGTTTTGCCGCTCTGTTCGAATCGATTGCGTCGGCCGCGATGCGCACTCCCTCGCGGACGTCTGTCACTTTGCCGACGACCCACAGCGCGGCGGCGGCGTTGGCGAGGACGATGTCGCGCGGCGGGCCCGGTTGGCCGGCGAGGATGCCGCGAATCATCGCAGCGCTTTCCTCCGGGCCGGAGACGAGGAGCGCGGAACGATCGATCGTTGCCAGTCCAAAATCTTCCGGCTGCCAGACGAGTGGATGCAGCGATTCATTTTCAACAACGAACACCTGCGTCTTGCCGGACAACGTGACTTCGTCCAAGCCATCTTCGCCATGGACGACTGCGGCGCGGCGCGTGCCAAGTCGCGCCAGCGCCGCGGCGAGCTTTTCGTGGAGTGCCGCTTTGCCGACGCCCAGCAATTGGTAGGGCGCGGACGCAGGATTGGTGAGCGGTCCCAGCACGTTGAAAATCGTCGGTCGACCGAGTTGCCGGCGCACGTTCGCCACGTGGCGCATCGCTGGATGCAAGAGCGGGGCGAAGCAGAAGCAAAGGCCTAGCTCATCCAGGCAGCGCTCGACCGTCGGCACAGACGCTTCAATGTTAACGCCGAGCGCTTTCAGAACATCCGCCGAACCAGTCCGGCTCGTGATGCTGCGATTGCCATGCTTGGCGATCGGCACGCCGGAAGCCGCGGCGACAATCGCCGTCGCGGTGCTGATGTTGAAAGTGCCGGACGCGTCGCCGCCGGTGCCGCAGGTGTCGAGCAGATCGGCGCGGCTACTGCGGATCGGCGTTAGACTGCGTCGCAGCGCCAACGCCGCGCCCGCGATCTCGTCGACCGTTTCTCCTTTGTCCGCCAGCGCCGTGAGCAAGAGGCCGATTTGCCCTTCGGTCCATTCGCCGCGCATCACGCCGCCCAGGCAGGCGGTCATTTCGTCAAACGAGAGATCTTCGCCGGCCACGAGACGGCCGAGAGTGATTTCGATCATGGAGTGGAGGTAGTCGGAGGAATCGTGAAGCCGACGAACTTACGCAATCCGCATCGTCAGCCCGCCGTCGATCGTCAACGTTTCGCCGGTGATGTAATCGTTGGTCACGAGCAGCGCGACCGCTTCGGCGACTTGCTCTGCTGAGCCCTCGCGATGGAGCGGGATGCGGTGATCCAGGTTGTGCTGCTTGCGGTCTTCCGGCATGTCTTGGTGAAATCGCGTACGAATCACGCCCGGCGCAATGCAATTCACGCGGATGTTGTCGTCTGCCAAATCGCGCGCCAAACAACGCGTGAAGTTCAGCAGCGCGCCCTTGGCCGTGGCATAGGCAATCGCGCCTGGGATGCCGCGGATGGCGGCCGAGGACGCGACCGTGATGATCACGCCGCCGCCCGCGGCGCGCAGATGAGGCAGCGCGGCGCGGCAAAGGTGATAATTGGCCGTCACATGCAAATCGAGCGTGTGCTGCCAGACGTTGGGCGTGATGTCTTCGATTTTCCCAAAGGCCGGCCCGCCCGCGTTGTGGATCAGCACGTCCAGACGGCCAAGCTTCTCGACCGTTTCCTCCACCGCCTGGGTACACGATGCAGCCTGCGATAAATCGCCTTGCATCAAGTGGCAGCCGCGGTCCAACATATTGATCCGCGCGCGCAACTCGTCGCCCGGCCCTTCGAGCTGCCGCGCCATCGTGGAAATGTGCGCGCCGCGCTTCGCCAATTCCACGGCAATCGCGGCGCCGATCCCCATCGTGGCGCCGGTCACGAGGGCAACTTTGTTGTTGAGGTCCATGGGAGGGAGCATGGGAGGAGAACGGGAGGAAACGAATAAAGTAGCAGACAAGCAGGGAGGATGCCAGGAACGACGCCATGCCTGCGGGACGGCGGCAAAGTAATTTGGCATGCAGCAGACCGAGGCCGAGGGTGCGGAGAGTGACGGTGGCGAGCTGCGTGAACCATAGTTTTCCCTCGCTGGCCCTACCGGCTGGTGTCGTTCCACTCAAACGCGTAGCCGCTCCTGTTCCAAGCGCGCGAGCATAAAGGCGAATGCCTTCGGCAGCATGTGGTTGTAGTACGACCAACTGTGGCCGCCGGCGCTGGTTTCGAGGTCGCATTCGTACGGAATGCCGAGCGAGTAGAGTTTCATCCGCAGTCGGTCCGAGCTGTCGAACCAGCGAGCGTCCGCCGGGTCGCAGCAAAAGTACGTGTTGCGCGGCCAATTTAGCGGATGAACGTGGAGAATCGCCGAATCCTGTCGAGCCGCTTCGGGATCGGGATACATCAGCGGAATCGTCTCATCGTCTTCGTCGTAGCGCGTGTAGTAGTCGATCGCGGGGCTGAGCGCGGCGACGATCGGAAAGCGATTCGGGTATTTGAACGCGAATCGCAAAGCGCCCTGGCCGCCCATGCTCGTGCCGAAGAGCGCCAATTGCGACGGCAGGATTTTCCAGCGCTCGGCGGCGAACGGCAGCACGCGGTCCAGCACATAGCGCTCGGCCGTCAGCGTCGGATCGAACTCTTCGCATATCTTGTCGGTCCACCAACTGCGTTGCGTCAGCGGCGCGATGCATGGCAAACCATACTCAGCGAGCAGGCGGGTGGCGACCGGATTATCGACCAGCCGGCCCAGATGCACGCCATGCAGGTACATGGCGACATAGCTGTTCGTGTGCGGGCGTTCGGGCGTGAAGATGTCGCAGGGATGGCCAGCGACGTCGACCACGCTCCAGCCGGGAAGCAGTTCGGAGGCCTGGTTTTCCACGTTACGGAACTCGGGTGCGGATTCCTTGAACGGGGACATCGTAAACGATCGGGGGCCGGTGGCGAGAGAGGGCCGCGGGCGGTAGGTACTGGGCGGTACATCCACGTTTTGCCCGGCCGAGGTCACAGACCTCGGCTACAGAAGTAGTTGATGCGGCAGCCCTGCGAACCCCCTGATAGAGTTCGGAATTTGCGGAAAACCGCGGGTTGTTTGCCCTGGACCAGCCAGTTTGTAAAAGCCATACTATTTACAGGCGTTAAACCAGGAAAGCCAGAGAATATCCTGGATACGCCGACTCGCCGCCCACCCGAATCGTTCGACCCGCCGAATCGCGCCATGGACGACCTTTTTTGCCGCATTGAGCTGCACCCCGACGGCGTTGTGCTGGTGCGAGTGCCGCCGGCCAATCCACAGTTCGCCGACTCGATCCCCGACGCGGTGTTTTCCTTCCGCAAGGGCGATCCGCAATATGGCTATTGGCGCTCCCGCTACGACCTGGAACACGGCGCCGCCGAACAGCATGCGATGTCGGGCAGCGCCCAAACGCTGTAGGAGGCGGCCTCGTCGCAGATGACGAAGGTTTCGCCATCGGCGTCGGAGACGCCTCCCACAGGTTGCTTTGGGTACTTCTCCTGATTAACGCGGTTCGTCGCCGATCGAGGCGTCCAACTCGCGCAGTTCGCGGCTGACTTCTTCGAGCTTAGTGACGAGCTCCCCGCGACGTGACGCCAATTCGCGTTCCGTGACATAGGAACGCATCTCCGCGAGCGTGCGACCCGTGGCTTGGAATTGGCCTTTGTCCAGGCGATGAATCATCGCCTGCCAACCGGCCGCGAGTTGCGGGTCCAACTGTTGAAACGCCGCGTTGTCGAGACTAGGCAGCGAACCTCCCTCGGCCGGGACGGTCGCCAGCGACAATCGTTCGCGTCCTTTCAGCTCCTGCAGGAAACGTTCATTCTGCGCCGTGCTCATCGGCACGAAGTAGCCTTCGTCCGGGTCGACGCCCCAGGTCGCTTCGCCGGGGCGCTTGTGAATGTTGCGTCCGCCTGGCAAGTGATAGAACGCGGTGGTCAAGCGGATGCCGGTGCCGTCTTCCAATCGCACCAACTCCTGCACGGAGGCTTTACCATGCGTACGCGAACCGACCACGACCGCGCAATGATTGGCTTGCAGCGCCCCGGAAACGATTTCGGCGCTCGACGCAGTGTATTCATTCACCAGCACCACGAGCGGCAGCGTCGGCTCGGCGGGAGCATCCCCTTCGCCGATCTTTTGTTCGCTGCCGTCGCGTCCACGGAGCGTGACGATCTCGCCCGTCGGGGCGAAGAGTCGCACGACGTCGATCGATTGCGCCATCAGGCCGCCGGGGCAATAGCGGAGATCGAGGATCAAACCCGCGAGCGGTTCGCGAGCGGCAGCCATCGCGTCGCGCACCTCGGCCGCGGTTTCCGCGCCGAACTGCGTGATGCGGAGATAGCCAATCTTGTGCTGGGCGTCCAGCAGATAGTCCCATTTGTAATTGTCGCCGCGGATATAGCCTTGCACCGTCGGCAACTTGAACGCGGCCCGGACGATTTCCACCGTAGCCTTCGAACCGTCGCCACGCTGGACGAGCAGCTTCACCTTCGAATCAGCGGGGCCCATGATGCGCGACGCGACCTGTTGGAGATCATCGCCCGCCGCGGCCCCGTCGATTTCGACGATCACGTCGCCCGGACGCACGCCTGCCTTGAGCGCCGGAGAGTTTTCGAGCGGCGTCGCCACCGTGGGACGACCGTCGCGCATTTCAAGTTGCGCGCCGATGCCGCTGAGCGCGCCTTTGATCTGCCGTTCGAGCTGAGCCAGTTCGGCCGCCGTCATGACTTCGGAGTGCGGATCGTTCAGTGCATCGACCATGCCGCGCATCGCGCCGCGGACGAGGCTCGCTTCATCCGGTGCGGTGACGTAGCGCTTGGTGACGTGCGCTTGTAGTTCGGCGAGCGCGTCTTTCGCGACGCCTTCCTGGTCGGCCGCTGGCGCGGCGGCCTGATGGACGACCATCCGCTCGACTTCATGCGCCATGGCCTGGCTACGCATACCTGCCTCGGCCCGCTGTGGCGTGGCCGTGTAGGAGGCGACCGGCACGATGACAATCGCCGCCACGGCAATGCCGGCGAGCGCGCCGCGCTGCGATAGCGCCCGGCGATTCACCTGATCGTTGAGAATCGCCGTCACGCGACGTTCCATTCGCGACTGGTCCGCCATGGCCAATGCCACGGCCGCAGCCCAGCGCTGCGGGGCGAGACCAGCGGCCACCGCGACCAGATGTTCGGCATAGTCCGGGGCCTGGCAACCATCGGCCAGCACGCGATCGTCGCAAGCCTGTTCCTGTTCGCGTCGCAATTGCTTGTAGGCGATCCAAGCGAGTGGTTGATACCAGTACATCGCCCGGCAAATCTGCACGAGCCATTGCGTGGCGCAATCCGCGCGGGAGACATGAGCTAACTCATGCAACAAGACCATACGCAACTGCGCGACGCTCCAGGAGCGGGCCGAAACCGGCAACAGCACGGCCGGACGAAAGACGCCCCAGGTCATCGGAACCTGACGCGCATCGCTTTCTAACAACCGCACGTCGCGACGGCAGTCGAGCCGGGCCTTCGCGTCGTCGAAGATCGCGAGCAACCGCGCGTCTTCGACGTTCCGCGCACGGCGGCCCAGTCGAGCCAGGCTGATCGCTCCACCCAACAGCGGCAGCAACATTCCTACGACACCAACCAACCAGGCGCACACGGCGATCGTCGCCCACGGCCACGGCTGGGCCGGTTTCACTGGCGTCACCGTCGGCGCCACAATCGGCGGGGCCGCGGCTTCCGCAGGTTGCGACGCCAACAGCGTTTCTTTCCACGGCGCAGTGCTCGCCGTAGCGTCGGCCGTGACGGTGTTTACTTGCGCGTCTTGATCCAGGTCCGCTAATTCCATCGGCGCGGCGGCCGGCGCGGTGCTGCCAAGCGAGACGTGCCAATTGGGCAACGTCGTCGACATCATCGGCAACATGCCGGCGCCAACGAAGGCGGCCAGCCAGACGAAATGCCGCGTCGCCGCGCTGGCGTTCCGCAGGCAGGCGGTCGCCGCAATCGCGGCGGCAAAGATCAACGTCGCTCGCAAAGCCAGGTCCGCCAGCCACCAGGCCGTCGGCGCCCAACTCGCGTTCTCCGCGGTCAGCCATTCGTTCATGACTCACTCCCCGATTTGCGTGTTTTGGTGATGAGGGCCGCCAGACGCTTCAGCTCGTCTGGTTTAAGATCGCTGGAAACATCGGTCAGATGGGCCGCCAGGGCGTGCTCCATCGAGCCTTCGAAAAACGTATCGAGCACCCGGCGCAGCGCACTCTTGCCAGCCACGCCGCGCGGACGACTAGGGCGATACACATACTTGATGCCCTGCTGTTCGTGCGTGAGATGCCCCTTCTCTTCCAGAATGCGGAGCAGCGTGCGGACCGCGGTTTTGCTGGGCGGGTCCGGCAACAGCCG
This DNA window, taken from Planctomycetia bacterium, encodes the following:
- a CDS encoding BlaI/MecI/CopY family transcriptional regulator — its product is MSVPHEEHLSRRERQIMDVVYARGAASAAEVARLLPDPPSKTAVRTLLRILEEKGHLTHEQQGIKYVYRPSRPRGVAGKSALRRVLDTFFEGSMEHALAAHLTDVSSDLKPDELKRLAALITKTRKSGSES
- a CDS encoding alpha/beta hydrolase-fold protein, translating into MSPFKESAPEFRNVENQASELLPGWSVVDVAGHPCDIFTPERPHTNSYVAMYLHGVHLGRLVDNPVATRLLAEYGLPCIAPLTQRSWWTDKICEEFDPTLTAERYVLDRVLPFAAERWKILPSQLALFGTSMGGQGALRFAFKYPNRFPIVAALSPAIDYYTRYDEDDETIPLMYPDPEAARQDSAILHVHPLNWPRNTYFCCDPADARWFDSSDRLRMKLYSLGIPYECDLETSAGGHSWSYYNHMLPKAFAFMLARLEQERLRV
- a CDS encoding SDR family NAD(P)-dependent oxidoreductase → MLPPMDLNNKVALVTGATMGIGAAIAVELAKRGAHISTMARQLEGPGDELRARINMLDRGCHLMQGDLSQAASCTQAVEETVEKLGRLDVLIHNAGGPAFGKIEDITPNVWQHTLDLHVTANYHLCRAALPHLRAAGGGVIITVASSAAIRGIPGAIAYATAKGALLNFTRCLARDLADDNIRVNCIAPGVIRTRFHQDMPEDRKQHNLDHRIPLHREGSAEQVAEAVALLVTNDYITGETLTIDGGLTMRIA
- the trpD gene encoding anthranilate phosphoribosyltransferase translates to MIEITLGRLVAGEDLSFDEMTACLGGVMRGEWTEGQIGLLLTALADKGETVDEIAGAALALRRSLTPIRSSRADLLDTCGTGGDASGTFNISTATAIVAAASGVPIAKHGNRSITSRTGSADVLKALGVNIEASVPTVERCLDELGLCFCFAPLLHPAMRHVANVRRQLGRPTIFNVLGPLTNPASAPYQLLGVGKAALHEKLAAALARLGTRRAAVVHGEDGLDEVTLSGKTQVFVVENESLHPLVWQPEDFGLATIDRSALLVSGPEESAAMIRGILAGQPGPPRDIVLANAAAALWVVGKVTDVREGVRIAADAIDSNRAAKLLAQLAEFSSA
- a CDS encoding thiazole synthase, which translates into the protein MTATTTQHRAHVTTDPLRLGKHTLQSRLIVGTGKYASYELMARALELSGTDCITVAVRRERLVDAQGRNILDHIDTSRYILLPNTAGCFTAEDAIRVARLGREILLGLENPGADWVKLEVLGDTKTLLPDPIATLQATEKLVAEGFQVLCYTTDDPMTARRLKQAGATSVMPAGSPIGSGQGILNPNNLRICLEYLKEGDPDYPVIVDAGVGTASDVAIAMELGVDGVLLNTGIAHAKDPLGMSRAMKAGIEAGRLAFLSGRIPKKLYATASSPETDLIAPARA
- the thiS gene encoding sulfur carrier protein ThiS → MEVFVNGAAREVPPGTTLAALIQELAMEPRFVAVEVNLELVPRTQHAARLLAAGDRLEIVTLVGGG
- a CDS encoding S41 family peptidase — its product is MNEWLTAENASWAPTAWWLADLALRATLIFAAAIAATACLRNASAATRHFVWLAAFVGAGMLPMMSTTLPNWHVSLGSTAPAAAPMELADLDQDAQVNTVTADATASTAPWKETLLASQPAEAAAPPIVAPTVTPVKPAQPWPWATIAVCAWLVGVVGMLLPLLGGAISLARLGRRARNVEDARLLAIFDDAKARLDCRRDVRLLESDARQVPMTWGVFRPAVLLPVSARSWSVAQLRMVLLHELAHVSRADCATQWLVQICRAMYWYQPLAWIAYKQLRREQEQACDDRVLADGCQAPDYAEHLVAVAAGLAPQRWAAAVALAMADQSRMERRVTAILNDQVNRRALSQRGALAGIAVAAIVIVPVASYTATPQRAEAGMRSQAMAHEVERMVVHQAAAPAADQEGVAKDALAELQAHVTKRYVTAPDEASLVRGAMRGMVDALNDPHSEVMTAAELAQLERQIKGALSGIGAQLEMRDGRPTVATPLENSPALKAGVRPGDVIVEIDGAAAGDDLQQVASRIMGPADSKVKLLVQRGDGSKATVEIVRAAFKLPTVQGYIRGDNYKWDYLLDAQHKIGYLRITQFGAETAAEVRDAMAAAREPLAGLILDLRYCPGGLMAQSIDVVRLFAPTGEIVTLRGRDGSEQKIGEGDAPAEPTLPLVVLVNEYTASSAEIVSGALQANHCAVVVGSRTHGKASVQELVRLEDGTGIRLTTAFYHLPGGRNIHKRPGEATWGVDPDEGYFVPMSTAQNERFLQELKGRERLSLATVPAEGGSLPSLDNAAFQQLDPQLAAGWQAMIHRLDKGQFQATGRTLAEMRSYVTERELASRRGELVTKLEEVSRELRELDASIGDEPR
- the tadA gene encoding tRNA adenosine(34) deaminase TadA, whose product is MHDFYMRRALREAEQALAEDEVPVGAVIVHSGQVIASARNAREQLRDPTAHAEMVAITQAAAALESWRLDDCILYVTLEPCPMCAGAILQARIPTVVFGAPDPKAGAVESLYKLLNDARLNHRCQVVPGVLAGECGEILTRFFAEKRRQGKK